In a single window of the Amycolatopsis sp. cg5 genome:
- a CDS encoding glycosyltransferase family 4 protein: MGGPADPDSPGDPRLSFLLINDEWSPTRGGISTFNRLLATALADAGCRTACLVEHATPRDREDAAERGVTLIVAERTPAGPNLYVRAEQALRTLPDVVVGHDRVSGAVAWTYARRYRRTRLVHIVHTAPSEIEPYKSGESAPRRIAERERMTRDIAADADVVAAVGPRLRRNAEAVVCDGFGGVPVLQLDPGLTVPAGFDGRRRQALAEPTVLVLGRTGDIELKGLDIAAKATAGLTVPTGQPKPVLYVRGAPGSECASLHGRLVAMSGAARDRIDVRAFTDDPDELGQDLKRASLSIIPSRVEGFGMAALDAISLATPLLVSSKSGVAETLRHHLGSLAATMIVETDDTGEDVARWQAAIQRILSDREKAFHDAHEIRRRLIGVLSWEHTVDKLLCGLTPRSLAS; the protein is encoded by the coding sequence ATGGGCGGACCAGCTGATCCAGACTCACCAGGTGACCCACGACTGTCTTTTCTGCTGATCAACGACGAGTGGTCGCCGACCCGCGGCGGTATCTCCACGTTCAACCGGCTGCTGGCGACCGCGCTGGCGGACGCGGGCTGCCGCACCGCGTGCCTGGTGGAGCACGCGACCCCGCGTGATCGCGAGGACGCGGCCGAGCGCGGCGTCACGCTGATCGTCGCCGAGCGCACGCCCGCCGGGCCCAACCTCTATGTCCGCGCCGAGCAGGCGCTGCGGACGCTGCCGGATGTCGTCGTCGGGCACGACCGGGTGAGTGGCGCGGTCGCGTGGACCTACGCGCGGCGCTACCGCAGGACCAGGCTGGTGCACATCGTGCACACCGCGCCGTCCGAGATCGAGCCGTACAAGAGCGGCGAGAGCGCGCCGCGCCGGATCGCCGAACGTGAACGCATGACCAGGGACATCGCGGCCGACGCCGATGTCGTCGCCGCGGTCGGGCCGAGGCTGCGGCGCAACGCGGAAGCCGTGGTGTGCGACGGGTTCGGCGGCGTGCCGGTGCTCCAGCTCGACCCCGGCCTCACCGTGCCCGCCGGGTTCGACGGCAGGCGGCGCCAGGCGCTGGCCGAGCCGACCGTGCTGGTGCTCGGCCGCACCGGTGACATCGAGCTGAAAGGCCTCGACATCGCGGCCAAGGCGACGGCCGGGCTCACCGTGCCGACCGGCCAGCCGAAACCGGTCCTCTACGTGCGCGGCGCGCCGGGTTCGGAATGCGCGTCGCTGCACGGCAGGCTCGTCGCGATGTCGGGCGCGGCGCGCGACCGCATCGACGTCCGCGCGTTCACCGACGACCCCGACGAGCTCGGCCAGGATCTCAAGCGCGCCTCGCTGAGCATCATCCCGTCCAGGGTCGAGGGATTCGGGATGGCCGCGCTCGACGCGATCAGCCTCGCGACCCCGCTGCTGGTGAGCAGCAAGAGCGGCGTCGCGGAGACGTTGCGCCACCATCTCGGCTCGCTGGCCGCCACCATGATCGTGGAGACGGACGACACCGGCGAGGACGTCGCCCGCTGGCAGGCCGCCATCCAGCGGATACTGAGCGACCGCGAGAAGGCGTTCCACGACGCGCACGAGATCAGGCGGCGCCTGATCGGCGTGCTCAGCTGGGAGCACACGGTCGACAAGCTGCTGTGCGGCCTCACTCCCCGCTCTCTCGCGAGCTGA
- a CDS encoding lysyl oxidase family protein: protein MRNAYAAMAALALLAPLATPASATSRVIVTSDRPVSWIGQVGRTTPVHDVPECAKVGCGRVELEVRLPRSLRNKPGGVELAIRTVGATSDDSLGLVVYQGSRRVAISEAQIGTSRSVWLPKTSARYTAYAFYNPFVPELASDSVRYEGLLENENTPRHPQVKQLLPDLLALPQRYATFETPPPFFDDSAAPGESCFKSEIEDQGAKRCLRFGQAMANVGDGPVDIRYQTPAGQRPEEVPGAQRIYRSDGTSTDLPSVGNMHYHAIHHHYHFEDWSVSELWAAGPDGVPTGTAPVAVGKKNGFCMADTELMWWAKKGNGVQSYPAPRCLDPEPGSPPGVDAFKNGISRGWADEYYWGLPDQMIEVSALADGAYALVTRIDPAGKVRELSDTNNCVRLPLTLTGLTSPSPKATLGTKSALC, encoded by the coding sequence ATGAGAAACGCATATGCGGCCATGGCAGCACTCGCTTTGCTCGCACCGCTCGCGACGCCCGCGTCCGCCACGTCCCGGGTCATCGTCACCTCGGACCGCCCGGTCTCCTGGATCGGCCAAGTCGGCCGGACCACCCCGGTCCACGACGTTCCGGAGTGCGCGAAAGTCGGCTGCGGCCGGGTGGAACTCGAAGTCCGGCTACCGCGGTCACTGCGTAACAAGCCGGGAGGAGTGGAACTCGCGATCCGCACTGTCGGCGCGACCAGTGACGACAGCCTCGGCTTGGTCGTTTATCAAGGCAGCCGCCGCGTCGCGATCTCCGAAGCCCAGATCGGCACATCGCGTTCGGTATGGCTTCCGAAGACGAGCGCGCGCTACACGGCCTACGCCTTTTACAACCCCTTCGTCCCGGAGCTCGCTTCGGATTCCGTGCGCTACGAAGGACTTCTCGAGAACGAGAACACCCCGCGCCACCCGCAGGTCAAGCAGTTGCTGCCGGATCTGCTCGCGCTGCCTCAGCGTTACGCCACCTTCGAAACCCCGCCGCCGTTCTTCGACGACTCCGCCGCGCCGGGCGAGTCCTGCTTCAAGAGCGAGATCGAAGACCAAGGCGCGAAACGGTGCCTGCGCTTCGGGCAGGCCATGGCCAACGTCGGCGACGGACCCGTCGACATCCGCTACCAGACACCCGCGGGCCAGCGGCCGGAGGAAGTCCCTGGCGCACAACGGATCTACCGCTCGGACGGCACGTCGACGGACCTCCCGTCGGTCGGGAACATGCACTACCACGCCATCCACCACCACTACCATTTCGAGGACTGGTCGGTCTCGGAACTGTGGGCGGCGGGCCCCGACGGCGTGCCCACCGGCACGGCCCCGGTGGCCGTCGGCAAGAAGAACGGCTTCTGCATGGCCGACACCGAGTTGATGTGGTGGGCGAAGAAGGGCAACGGAGTCCAGAGCTACCCGGCGCCCCGCTGCCTCGACCCCGAGCCCGGCTCACCGCCCGGCGTCGACGCGTTCAAGAACGGGATCTCGCGTGGCTGGGCCGACGAGTACTACTGGGGCCTGCCGGACCAGATGATCGAGGTCAGCGCGCTGGCCGACGGCGCGTACGCCTTGGTCACCCGCATCGACCCGGCAGGCAAGGTCCGCGAACTGAGCGACACCAACAACTGCGTCCGGCTCCCCCTCACGCTCACCGGCCTCACCTCCCCGAGCCCGAAAGCCACTTTGGGGACCAAGTCAGCCCTCTGCTAG
- a CDS encoding Crp/Fnr family transcriptional regulator, whose product MYANILCILDVLTDDQHAKLKALGTRVRFPADQTLFFEGQPSHSVLLIEDGNVKITKVAPDDTEMILAIRGAGELLGDEGVLMDEPRSATVTTITELSAIDVDAEELRRFVRDEDLWPTMYKAVVARGRQSDQRTLLGRLDVKYRLARWLLDIAAEVGEEGSDGWTIELTLSQQDMASRIGASRDAVAIELRRLRDKGLVSTGRRKIVLHDLTALNRIAAV is encoded by the coding sequence ATGTACGCGAACATCCTGTGCATCTTGGACGTGCTGACCGACGACCAGCACGCCAAGCTCAAAGCGCTGGGCACGCGCGTCCGCTTCCCCGCCGATCAGACCCTGTTCTTCGAGGGGCAGCCGTCGCACTCGGTCCTGTTGATCGAGGACGGCAACGTGAAGATCACCAAGGTCGCACCCGACGACACCGAGATGATCCTGGCCATCCGCGGCGCCGGCGAGCTACTGGGCGATGAGGGCGTGCTGATGGACGAGCCGCGTTCGGCGACCGTCACGACCATCACCGAGTTGTCCGCGATCGACGTCGACGCCGAGGAGCTGCGACGGTTCGTCCGCGACGAGGACCTCTGGCCGACCATGTACAAGGCGGTCGTGGCACGCGGCCGCCAATCGGATCAGCGCACCCTGCTGGGCAGGCTCGACGTCAAGTACCGGCTGGCCCGCTGGCTGCTCGACATCGCGGCCGAGGTCGGCGAGGAGGGGAGCGACGGCTGGACGATCGAACTCACCCTCTCGCAGCAGGACATGGCCAGCCGGATCGGCGCTTCACGCGATGCGGTCGCCATCGAGTTGCGCAGGCTGCGCGACAAAGGACTGGTGTCGACGGGCAGGCGAAAAATCGTGCTGCACGATCTCACCGCGCTCAACAGAATCGCCGCGGTCTGA
- a CDS encoding IS4 family transposase, whose amino-acid sequence MPRRCGQRVPASGWRRCERCGTGPAARSPPAPTLGPGTGAGGCSPGTAPLWTCPTPRTTPACSGSRAGKPGPSGYRKLQLLGLVECGTRAFLGAVFSSTANGETTLATRLLDKLTPGVLLLGDRNFYTWPLWHAAATTGADLLWRATSNANLPSDQTCPDGSYLSRFPNRKHYRHQPDPRPVRVITAMITITTADGNTRHEHYQLITTILDHHAAPAADLIDLYLRRWDIERAFYSWKVLQKGPGRVLRSRTHTGIEQEVYAYLTTYQLLRRFAQDSADTADVDINRVSFTLALTTITDSIISHRGATPDHRHTHATHRATRRLNPQHHRSRQCPRARKRPTSPFPSKRPGTPPSQKVTYTTTVLTPHPTP is encoded by the coding sequence GTGCCGCGGCGCTGCGGGCAGCGCGTGCCCGCCTCGGGGTGGCGCCGCTGCGAGCGTTGTGGGACTGGGCCTGCGGCCCGGTCGCCACCCGCGCCGACGCTCGGGCCTGGTACCGGGGCTGGCGGCTGCTCGCCTGGGACGGCACCACTCTGGACGTGCCCGACACCGAGGACAACGCCCGCCTGTTCGGGCTCGCGGGCGGGAAAGCCCGGCCCGTCCGGCTACCGCAAACTTCAGCTGCTGGGCCTGGTGGAATGCGGCACCCGCGCGTTCCTCGGCGCTGTGTTCTCCAGCACCGCGAACGGGGAAACCACCCTCGCCACACGGTTGCTGGACAAACTCACCCCCGGCGTCCTGCTGCTGGGCGACCGCAACTTCTACACATGGCCGCTCTGGCACGCCGCGGCCACGACCGGAGCGGACCTGTTGTGGCGCGCCACATCCAACGCCAACCTGCCTAGCGACCAGACATGCCCCGACGGCTCCTACCTGTCCCGGTTCCCGAACCGCAAGCATTACCGCCACCAGCCGGACCCACGGCCGGTGCGCGTGATCACCGCGATGATCACCATCACCACCGCCGACGGCAACACCCGCCACGAGCACTACCAGCTGATCACCACCATCCTCGACCACCACGCCGCACCCGCCGCGGACCTGATCGACCTCTACCTGCGCCGCTGGGACATCGAACGCGCCTTCTACTCCTGGAAAGTGCTGCAAAAAGGCCCCGGACGGGTCCTGCGCTCACGCACCCACACCGGGATCGAGCAAGAGGTCTACGCCTACCTGACCACCTACCAACTGCTACGGCGCTTCGCCCAGGACAGCGCCGACACCGCCGACGTCGACATCAACCGCGTGTCCTTCACCCTCGCGCTGACCACCATCACCGACAGCATCATCAGCCACCGCGGAGCCACCCCCGACCACCGCCACACACACGCTACACACCGAGCAACCCGCAGACTCAACCCACAACACCACAGGTCACGGCAATGCCCCCGAGCACGGAAACGACCCACCTCACCATTCCCATCCAAACGCCCGGGAACACCACCATCACAAAAAGTCACCTACACAACCACCGTCTTGACACCACACCCCACGCCCTAA
- a CDS encoding MFS transporter, whose protein sequence is MLGLRLPANPEVRRAVRLTYGFQFFFGLLLWVPIFYSYQKQLGMSDAEIFGIQSIYYIAFCLLEIPTGMIADRFDYRTSLVAGASVLVAANLVPVFLGSYAGFLIHFLLIALARSLISGAQSAYLYEYLHAHGAGSLYLKVEGVGRSYSLVGKIVFWPVIGLLMQWSMSSPYWITAINAGIAVLMALKLPPIPGGRVNRDKTASLIAGVGGAFAALRSSRWLMLLMVQGIAMFTLVRICQVNLFQPILESKHVAVDWYGAVLAAMTIFEALGAARPHRLRRAVGPAGAVFLLTIVMALCLGFIVAVPAMATVVLLCVFAVATGISFPVQKQLLNDAIPDSKYRATLLSMESIIDRAVCALVAVALGAYLAAGELNAFLLLSAIVTCTLMGLLGALLLLVRRRKRVVSGIAG, encoded by the coding sequence ATGCTGGGCCTCCGCCTGCCCGCGAACCCGGAAGTACGCCGGGCCGTGCGGCTGACCTACGGTTTCCAGTTCTTCTTCGGGCTGCTGCTGTGGGTGCCGATCTTCTACAGCTACCAGAAACAGCTCGGGATGAGCGACGCCGAGATCTTCGGCATCCAGAGCATCTACTACATCGCGTTCTGCCTGCTGGAGATCCCGACCGGGATGATCGCCGACCGGTTCGACTACCGGACCTCGCTGGTCGCGGGCGCGTCAGTGCTGGTCGCGGCGAACCTGGTCCCGGTGTTCCTCGGTTCCTACGCGGGATTCCTGATCCACTTCCTGCTCATCGCGCTGGCGCGCTCGCTCATCTCGGGCGCGCAGAGCGCGTACCTCTACGAGTACCTGCACGCCCACGGCGCTGGCTCGCTGTACCTCAAGGTCGAAGGCGTCGGGCGGTCGTACAGCCTGGTCGGCAAGATCGTGTTCTGGCCGGTCATCGGCCTGCTCATGCAGTGGAGCATGTCCTCGCCGTACTGGATCACCGCGATCAACGCGGGCATCGCCGTCCTGATGGCCCTCAAGCTCCCGCCGATCCCCGGCGGACGCGTCAACCGCGACAAGACGGCATCGCTGATCGCCGGTGTCGGCGGCGCCTTCGCGGCGCTGCGGTCCTCGCGCTGGCTGATGCTGTTGATGGTGCAGGGCATCGCGATGTTCACGCTGGTCCGGATCTGCCAGGTCAACCTGTTCCAGCCGATCCTGGAGTCCAAGCACGTCGCCGTCGACTGGTACGGCGCGGTGCTCGCGGCCATGACGATCTTCGAAGCGCTCGGCGCGGCCCGCCCCCACCGCCTGCGCCGCGCGGTCGGCCCGGCGGGCGCGGTGTTCCTGCTGACCATCGTGATGGCGCTGTGCCTCGGTTTCATCGTCGCCGTGCCCGCGATGGCCACCGTCGTGCTGCTGTGCGTCTTCGCGGTGGCGACCGGCATCTCGTTCCCGGTCCAGAAGCAGCTGCTCAACGACGCGATCCCGGACTCGAAGTACCGCGCGACGCTGCTGTCGATGGAGTCGATCATCGACAGGGCGGTGTGCGCGCTGGTCGCGGTGGCGCTCGGCGCCTACCTCGCGGCCGGTGAGCTGAACGCGTTCCTGCTGCTGTCGGCGATCGTGACCTGCACGCTCATGGGCCTGCTCGGCGCGCTGCTCCTCCTCGTCCGCCGCCGCAAGCGGGTCGTGAGTGGTATCGCCGGTTAG
- a CDS encoding GNAT family N-acetyltransferase gives MLTGKLTRLRALEPTDAESLTRWLDDPVVSQWMVNDYPMSRAQVLKRCEDRPRNTYDNLALCIESLEDKRAIGVLDLTGAEPESGWAELTIYIGEPDFRSGGYGTDALRVACRYGFDQMRLHGIWLVVVPHNAGARRAYEKVGFVEEGRQRQRFYRDGKWHDLVMMSLIAGELID, from the coding sequence ATGCTGACCGGGAAGCTGACACGCCTGCGCGCCCTCGAACCGACCGACGCGGAGTCACTCACGCGCTGGCTCGACGACCCGGTCGTCTCCCAGTGGATGGTCAACGACTACCCGATGTCGCGCGCGCAGGTGCTCAAGCGCTGCGAGGACCGGCCGCGCAACACCTACGACAACCTGGCACTTTGCATCGAGTCGCTGGAGGACAAGCGTGCGATCGGTGTGCTCGACCTGACCGGCGCCGAGCCGGAGAGCGGCTGGGCCGAGCTGACCATCTACATCGGCGAACCGGACTTCCGCAGCGGCGGCTATGGCACCGACGCGCTCCGCGTCGCGTGCCGCTACGGGTTCGACCAGATGCGCCTGCACGGCATCTGGCTCGTGGTCGTCCCGCACAACGCGGGCGCGCGGCGCGCCTACGAGAAGGTCGGCTTCGTCGAAGAAGGACGGCAACGGCAGCGGTTCTACCGCGACGGCAAGTGGCACGACCTGGTCATGATGAGCCTGATCGCCGGCGAGCTCATCGACTAG
- a CDS encoding PEP/pyruvate-binding domain-containing protein, with translation MTAFNGLSGSLGGYAFVKVVVDRENSTIHFLNNARHSFHALYIGEQILGISQDRMAARIDEFNQRFYHDADRRFYLGILALHTRQDEETGQEWRVFSLETVEVDTMSAEMITYFYEFVRANLDDALPLLFKPANHLQERSILELSPTALPRILAHELFSSSQFVPLNSGVTTGRLRAFRDEAEYRAATLEWHDIIVMHRVPDDIPRLAGIINAHHTTPLSHTNVLATGWQIPNAIQIGVFDLIERENLNGQWVEYEVDDGNPTVSLRLVDEPASASQRPAWYAQRIVLDEPESENTPIAALNELRYRDHHRYGTKAANLGELHYVLAKGSQRLLGFFQVPRPPRDNLLPYLGKLLGAPEGSDLASASRKLLSEHVRVPRGVALPFSVQQRFLESSPRIQQAIGKLKMALELDAREVEPLCVELQQLIRGARMPADLVSEIDDALIAQLAGVRAFVVRSSSNAEDLAGFSAAGIYESINHVTTAEKILTSIKEVWASLVSVRSVRLRQQAGISLDECFMGVVIQEQVAADFGGVLVTSNPLNRNDFRNVYVNVSPQVTDVVDGSKQPMQYLYNTVEGGGRTMSLGDAKEDLGERAKEQLQRLAVTGRLLQSHFSPDYTFDSPVDIEWLADEDTIHIVQLRPYSV, from the coding sequence TTGACAGCATTCAACGGGCTTTCGGGAAGCCTCGGCGGATACGCCTTCGTCAAGGTCGTCGTCGACCGCGAGAACTCCACGATCCACTTCCTGAACAACGCCAGGCACTCGTTCCACGCCCTCTACATCGGCGAGCAGATCCTCGGTATTTCCCAGGACCGCATGGCCGCGCGGATCGACGAGTTCAACCAGCGGTTCTACCACGACGCCGACCGGCGCTTCTATCTCGGCATTCTCGCGCTGCACACCAGGCAGGACGAGGAAACCGGCCAGGAATGGCGGGTGTTCTCCCTGGAGACCGTCGAGGTCGACACCATGTCCGCCGAGATGATCACGTATTTCTACGAATTCGTCCGTGCGAATCTCGACGACGCGCTCCCGCTGCTGTTCAAGCCCGCGAACCACCTCCAGGAGCGGTCCATCCTGGAATTGTCGCCGACCGCGCTGCCGCGCATTCTCGCGCACGAGCTGTTCTCCAGTTCCCAATTCGTGCCGCTGAACAGCGGGGTCACCACCGGCCGCCTGCGCGCGTTCCGCGACGAGGCCGAGTACCGCGCCGCGACGCTGGAATGGCACGACATCATCGTCATGCACCGGGTGCCCGACGACATCCCGCGCCTCGCCGGGATCATCAACGCGCACCACACCACGCCGTTGTCGCACACCAACGTGCTGGCCACCGGCTGGCAGATCCCCAACGCCATCCAGATCGGCGTGTTCGACCTGATCGAGCGGGAGAACCTCAACGGCCAGTGGGTCGAGTACGAGGTCGACGACGGCAACCCGACGGTCAGCCTGCGCCTGGTCGACGAGCCGGCTTCGGCGAGCCAGCGCCCGGCTTGGTACGCGCAGCGGATCGTGCTCGACGAGCCCGAATCCGAGAACACCCCGATCGCCGCGCTGAACGAGCTGCGCTACCGCGACCACCACCGCTACGGCACCAAGGCCGCGAACCTCGGCGAGCTGCACTACGTGCTGGCCAAGGGTTCGCAGCGGCTGCTCGGCTTCTTCCAGGTCCCCCGCCCGCCGCGCGACAACCTGCTCCCGTATCTCGGAAAGCTCCTCGGCGCGCCCGAGGGCTCGGACCTGGCGTCCGCGTCACGCAAGCTGCTCAGCGAGCACGTCCGCGTGCCGCGCGGCGTCGCGCTGCCGTTCTCGGTCCAGCAGCGGTTCCTCGAGTCCTCGCCGCGGATCCAGCAGGCCATCGGCAAGCTCAAGATGGCGCTGGAGCTCGACGCCCGCGAGGTCGAGCCGCTCTGCGTCGAACTGCAGCAGCTCATCCGCGGCGCCCGCATGCCCGCCGACCTGGTCTCCGAGATCGACGACGCGCTGATCGCGCAGCTCGCCGGCGTGCGCGCGTTCGTCGTGCGCAGCTCGTCCAACGCCGAGGACCTGGCCGGGTTCTCCGCCGCCGGGATCTACGAGTCGATCAACCACGTGACCACCGCCGAGAAGATCCTGACCAGCATCAAGGAGGTCTGGGCCTCGCTGGTGTCGGTGCGCAGCGTCCGGTTGCGCCAGCAGGCGGGCATCTCGCTCGACGAGTGCTTCATGGGCGTGGTGATCCAGGAGCAGGTCGCCGCCGACTTCGGTGGCGTGCTGGTGACCAGCAATCCCTTGAACCGCAACGACTTCCGCAACGTCTACGTCAACGTGTCGCCGCAGGTGACCGACGTGGTCGACGGCTCGAAGCAGCCGATGCAGTACCTCTACAACACCGTGGAGGGCGGCGGCCGCACCATGTCGCTCGGCGACGCCAAGGAGGACCTCGGCGAGCGCGCCAAGGAGCAGCTGCAGCGGCTCGCCGTCACCGGCCGCCTGCTGCAGTCGCACTTCTCCCCCGACTACACCTTCGACTCCCCTGTCGACATCGAGTGGCTCGCCGACGAGGACACCATCCACATCGTCCAGCTACGTCCTTACTCGGTCTGA
- a CDS encoding MCE family protein encodes MISPWGRRPVTTGLVGITVLALGVLAALNVDALPLVGAGTIYSAEFSESAGLRTDNDVRVAGIKVGKVADVKLDGDKVKVTFRVKNVWLGDKTIAYIKIKTVLGQQFLALDPQGDATLDPGDPIPRERTVAPYAMLDAFRDLTTTVNDIDTAQLAKSFDTIAATFANTPDNVRGALNGLSKLSDTLASRDKQLGRLLANTRQVSQTLVDRDAQLVKLMEDGNKLLDEVSKRKQAISHLLDATKALAVQLNGLIDDNDKQLEPVLKQLDQLTSMLSRNQDSLSEGIARFAPLVRLLTGLSGNGRWVDAYLCGLILPSIGPLNEAGCFEK; translated from the coding sequence ATGATTTCTCCGTGGGGGCGCAGGCCGGTGACCACCGGCCTGGTCGGGATCACCGTGCTCGCACTCGGTGTGCTCGCCGCGCTGAACGTCGACGCGCTGCCGCTCGTCGGCGCGGGCACCATCTACAGCGCGGAATTCAGCGAGTCGGCCGGGTTGCGCACCGACAACGACGTGCGCGTCGCCGGGATCAAGGTCGGCAAGGTGGCCGACGTGAAGCTCGACGGCGACAAGGTGAAGGTGACCTTCCGCGTCAAGAACGTCTGGCTCGGCGACAAGACGATCGCCTACATCAAGATCAAAACCGTGCTGGGGCAACAGTTCCTGGCCTTGGACCCGCAAGGCGACGCCACGCTGGACCCCGGCGACCCGATTCCGCGCGAGCGCACCGTCGCGCCCTACGCGATGCTCGACGCGTTCCGCGACCTCACAACGACTGTCAACGACATCGACACCGCGCAGCTTGCCAAGAGCTTCGACACCATAGCCGCGACCTTCGCGAACACGCCCGACAACGTGCGCGGCGCGCTTAACGGCCTTTCTAAGCTTTCAGACACCCTCGCGTCGCGCGACAAACAACTGGGCCGGCTGCTGGCGAATACCCGTCAGGTAAGCCAGACACTCGTCGACCGAGACGCCCAGCTTGTCAAGCTCATGGAGGACGGCAACAAACTCCTCGACGAGGTGAGCAAGCGCAAGCAGGCGATCTCGCACCTGCTCGACGCCACGAAAGCGCTCGCGGTTCAGCTGAACGGTCTCATCGACGACAACGACAAGCAGCTCGAGCCGGTGCTCAAGCAGCTGGATCAGCTGACGTCGATGTTGAGCCGCAACCAGGATTCCCTGTCCGAAGGGATCGCCAGGTTCGCGCCGCTCGTCCGCCTGCTCACCGGGCTTTCCGGCAACGGCCGCTGGGTCGACGCCTACCTGTGCGGCCTGATCCTGCCCAGCATCGGCCCGCTCAACGAAGCAGGCTGCTTCGAGAAATGA